In one window of Camelus bactrianus isolate YW-2024 breed Bactrian camel chromosome 13, ASM4877302v1, whole genome shotgun sequence DNA:
- the NHSL3 gene encoding NHS-like protein 3 isoform X5 translates to MGNSHHKRKAPSGPRARSFWRFGRSAKRPAGSAKAESDKRLSVGPGQGPVSVVDEHQDNVFFPSGRPPHLEELHTQAQEGLRSLQHQEKQKLNKGAWDHGDTQSIQSSRTGPDEDSISFCSQTTSFTAESSTAEDALSIRSEMIQRKGSTFRPHDSFPKSSGKSGRRRRERRSTVLGLPQHVQKELGLRNEREAPGTPRPPGPREAVRIPTVDGRPAGVATGPGARVSLRALEAEAEAGAEAEAMLQRHIDRIYRDDSLVGRSTGARPLPLTRPMSLAVPGLTGGAGPPEPLSPAMSISPQATYLSKLIPHAVLPPTVDVVALGRCSLRTLSRCSLLSASPASVRSLGRFFSASSPRPRSRHPSSSSDNWSHSQSSETIVSDGSTLSSKGGSEGRPEGSVASNSVVPPPQGGSGRGSPSGGSTAEASDTISIRSGGQLSGRSVSLRKLKRPPPPPRRTHSLHQRGSAAPDGPLGLPPKPERKQQPQLPRPPTTGGSEGMGAAPCPSNLAGSWVPGLSPAGSRRPPRSPERTLSPSSGYSSQSGTPTLPPKGLAGASASPGKIQPPKPERVTSLRSPGASVSSSLTSLCSSSSDPAPSDRSGPHTSTALGDRFVIPPHPKVPAPFSPPPSKPKSPNQADPAPAALAVIPGPISTTAASPESLPTPQVSLTPPKASPVASKAPSPPPSPPPSYHPPPPPTKKPEVVEEALSAPETTEESLQDPNWPPPPPPAPEEQDLSMADFPPPEEAFFSVAGPEPEGPSQPLEPPSATISFQSQPCDTPDPPPAPPAPPPAGSVTGLLAKAPRKEPVGCSKGGGLPWEDAGAPLVTPSLLQMVRLRSVGAPTVAPNPASGPSPPQKPLRRALSGRASPAPAPSSGLHAAVRLKASSLAASVGPVSAQPNGPPEAEPRSPASTASFIFSKGTKKLQLERPVSPEAQADLQRNLVAELRSISEQRPPQAPKKPPKAPPPVARKPSGGVPPPPSPCFPRAEPLTAPPTNGLPHAEDRTKEELTKNGGVLQLVGPEEQKLGQPGSDFSGLGAWEG, encoded by the exons ATGGGCAACTCACACCACAAGAGGAAGGCCCCCAGCGGCCCCCGGGCCCGCAGCTTCTGGCGGTTCGGGCGGTCGGCGAAGCGGCCGGCAg GTTCTGCCAAGGCTGAGAGTGACAAACGTCTAAGTGTAGGGCCCGGCCAGGGGCCAGTATCTGTAGTGGATGAGCACCAGGACAATGTCTTCTTCCCCAGTGGGCGACCACCTCACCTGGAAGAGCTGCACACGCAGGCCCAGGAGGGGCTTCGTTCCCTACAGCACCAAG aaaaacagaaattgaaCAAGGGTGCTTGGGACCATGGAGACACCCAGAGCATCCAG TCCTCCCGGACCGGGCCTGATGAAGATAGCATCTCCTTCTGCAGCCAGACCACGTCCTTCACGGCCGAGAGCTCCACGGCAGAGGACGCTCTCTCTATCCGCTCTGAGATGATCCAGCGCAAAG GCTCCACCTTCCGACCCCATGACTCATTTCCCAAATCATCTGGAAAGTCAGGGCGGCGTCGGCGGGAGCGGCGGAGCACTGTGCTGGGACTGCCACAGCATGTGCAGAAGGAACTCG GCCTGCGGAACGAACGTGAGGCTCCAGGTACTCCTCGGCCTCCTGGTCCACGGGAGGCCGTACGCATCCCCACAGTGGATGGCCGCCCGGCGGGAGTAGCCacagggccaggggccagggtgtCCCTGCGGGCgctggaggcagaggcagaagcTGGTGCTGAGGCAGAGGCCATGCTACAGCGCCACATCGACCGTATCTACCGGGATGACAGCCTTGTGGGCCGGTCCACGGGGGCCCGGCCCTTGCCACTGACCCGGCCCATGTCCCTAGCAGTGCCGGGACTGACAGGAGGGGCAGGGCCGCCGGAACCCCTGAGCCCGGCCATGTCCATCTCGCCCCAGGCCACCTACTTGTCGAAGCTGATCCCGCATGCTGTGCTGCCACCTACAGTGGACGTGGTGGCCCTGGGCCGCTGCAGCCTGCGCACACTGAGTCGCTGCAGCCTGCTCTCAGCCAGCCCAGCCTCTGTCCGCTCACTGGGCCGCTtcttctcagcctccagcccGAGGCCCCGCAGCCgccacccttcctcctccagtgaCAACTGGAGCCACTCCCAGTCCTCTGAGACCATCGTATCTGACGGCTCCACTCTCTCCTCTAAGGGTGGCTCTGAGGGCCGGCCGGAGGGCTCTGTGGCCAGCAATAGCgtggtgccccctccccaggggggcagtgggaggggctcTCCCAGCGGGGGCAGCACTGCTGAGGCCTCGGACACCATCAGCATTCGGAGTGGTGGGCAGCTGTCTGGCCGCAGTGTGTCCCTACGTAAGCTGAAGCGGCCCCCGCCACCTCCCCGCCGGACCCACTCGCTCCATCAGCGTGGCTCAGCAGCACCTGATGGGCCCTTGGGATTGCCCCCCAAGCCCGAGCGGAAGCAGCAGCCACAGCTGCCCCGGCCGCCCACCACGGGCGGGTCAGAAGGGATGGGGGCAGCACCCTGTCCATCCAACTTAGCAGGTAGCTGGGTGCCTGGCTTGTCTCCAGCTGGTTCCCGGCGCCCCCCACGCTCCCCAGAACGGACACTCTCACCCTCCAGTGGATACTCGAGCCAAAGTGGTACCCCTACCCTCCCTCCCAAGGGTCTAGCAGGGGCTTCTGCTTCCCCAGGCAAGATCCAACCCCCTAAACCAGAGCGTGTCACTTCCCTCCGATCTCCTGGGGCTTCTGTGTCCTCCTCTCTCACGTCtctctgttcctcctcctctGATCCAGCCCCCTCAGATCGTTCTGGTCCACACACATCAACTGCCCTGGGTGACAGGTTCGTCATACCTCCTCACCCCAAGGTGCCTgcacccttctccccacctccctcaaaGCCCAAGAGCCCTAACCAAGCTGACCCTGCTCCAGCTGCCCTGGCTGTGATCCCTGGGCCCATCTCTACCACTGCTGCCAGTCCTGAGTCCCTACCCACTCCCCAGGTATCCCTGACCCCACCTAAGGCTTCTCCTGTTGCCTCCAAAGCCCCGTCAcccccaccatccccacccccatcttatcatccacccccaccacccactAAGAAGCCAGAGGTGGTTGAGGAGGCCCTGTCTGCCCCAGAGACTACTGAGGAGTCCCTCCAAGATCCCAactggcccccacccccacctcctgcacCGGAGGAGCAGGACCTCTCCATGGCTGACTTCCCTCCACCAGAGGAGGCCTTTTTCTCTGTGGCTGGCCCTGAGCCTGAAGGCCCTTCACAACCCTTGGAGCCCCCTTCAGCTACTATCTCTTTCCAGAGCCAGCCCTGTGATACCCCAGACCCTCCTCCAGCtccaccagccccacctcctgctgGTTCTGTCACAGGGCTTCTGGCCAAGGCTCCTCGAAAGGAACCAGTGGGCTGCAGCAAGGGTGGGGGGCTCCCCTGGGAGGATGCTGGTGCACCCCTGGTCACGCCCTCACTCCTGCAGATGGTTCGGCTGCGCTCTGTGGGCGCCCCCACAGTGGCTCCAAATCCAGCATCAGGGCCATCACCCCCCCAGAAGCCACTACGAAGAGCCCTGTCAGGGCGGGCCAGCCCAGCACCTGCCCCCTCCTCAGGGCTCCATGCTGCTGTGCGACTCAAGGCCTCCAGTCTGGCGGCCAGCGTGGGCCCTGTGAGTGCCCAGCCCAATGGACCACCTGAGGCAGAGCCACGGTCCCCTGCCTCTACGGCCAGCTTCATCTTCTCCAAGGGCACTAAGAAGCTGCAGCTGGAGCGGCCTGTGTCCCCTGAGGCCCAGGCTGACCTCCAGCGGAACCTGGTAGCTGAACTACGGAGCATCTCAGAGCAACGGCCACCCCAGGCCCCAAAGAAGCCACCTAAGGCTCCCCCGCCCGTGGCCCGCAAGCCCTCTGGGggagtccccccacccccctccccctgctttccTCGGGCTGAACCCCTTACTGCTCCTCCTACCAACGGGCTCCCTCATGCAGAGGACAGGACTAAGGAGGAGCTGACAAAGAATGGAGGTGTCCTGCAGCTGGTGGGCCCAGAGGAGCAGAAGCTGGGCCAGCCCGGCTCAG ATTTTTCTGGTCTCGGTGCCTGGGAAGGGTGA
- the NHSL3 gene encoding NHS-like protein 3 isoform X3: MVVFLGRHLPALLGLFKKKGSAKAESDKRLSVGPGQGPVSVVDEHQDNVFFPSGRPPHLEELHTQAQEGLRSLQHQEKQKLNKGAWDHGDTQSIQSSRTGPDEDSISFCSQTTSFTAESSTAEDALSIRSEMIQRKGSTFRPHDSFPKSSGKSGRRRRERRSTVLGLPQHVQKELGLRNEREAPGTPRPPGPREAVRIPTVDGRPAGVATGPGARVSLRALEAEAEAGAEAEAMLQRHIDRIYRDDSLVGRSTGARPLPLTRPMSLAVPGLTGGAGPPEPLSPAMSISPQATYLSKLIPHAVLPPTVDVVALGRCSLRTLSRCSLLSASPASVRSLGRFFSASSPRPRSRHPSSSSDNWSHSQSSETIVSDGSTLSSKGGSEGRPEGSVASNSVVPPPQGGSGRGSPSGGSTAEASDTISIRSGGQLSGRSVSLRKLKRPPPPPRRTHSLHQRGSAAPDGPLGLPPKPERKQQPQLPRPPTTGGSEGMGAAPCPSNLAGSWVPGLSPAGSRRPPRSPERTLSPSSGYSSQSGTPTLPPKGLAGASASPGKIQPPKPERVTSLRSPGASVSSSLTSLCSSSSDPAPSDRSGPHTSTALGDRFVIPPHPKVPAPFSPPPSKPKSPNQADPAPAALAVIPGPISTTAASPESLPTPQVSLTPPKASPVASKAPSPPPSPPPSYHPPPPPTKKPEVVEEALSAPETTEESLQDPNWPPPPPPAPEEQDLSMADFPPPEEAFFSVAGPEPEGPSQPLEPPSATISFQSQPCDTPDPPPAPPAPPPAGSVTGLLAKAPRKEPVGCSKGGGLPWEDAGAPLVTPSLLQMVRLRSVGAPTVAPNPASGPSPPQKPLRRALSGRASPAPAPSSGLHAAVRLKASSLAASVGPVSAQPNGPPEAEPRSPASTASFIFSKGTKKLQLERPVSPEAQADLQRNLVAELRSISEQRPPQAPKKPPKAPPPVARKPSGGVPPPPSPCFPRAEPLTAPPTNGLPHAEDRTKEELTKNGGVLQLVGPEEQKLGQPGSDFSGLGAWEG, from the exons ATGGTGGTGTTCCTGGGCCGCCACCTCCCGGCGCTCCTCGGCCTTTTCAAGAAGAAGG GTTCTGCCAAGGCTGAGAGTGACAAACGTCTAAGTGTAGGGCCCGGCCAGGGGCCAGTATCTGTAGTGGATGAGCACCAGGACAATGTCTTCTTCCCCAGTGGGCGACCACCTCACCTGGAAGAGCTGCACACGCAGGCCCAGGAGGGGCTTCGTTCCCTACAGCACCAAG aaaaacagaaattgaaCAAGGGTGCTTGGGACCATGGAGACACCCAGAGCATCCAG TCCTCCCGGACCGGGCCTGATGAAGATAGCATCTCCTTCTGCAGCCAGACCACGTCCTTCACGGCCGAGAGCTCCACGGCAGAGGACGCTCTCTCTATCCGCTCTGAGATGATCCAGCGCAAAG GCTCCACCTTCCGACCCCATGACTCATTTCCCAAATCATCTGGAAAGTCAGGGCGGCGTCGGCGGGAGCGGCGGAGCACTGTGCTGGGACTGCCACAGCATGTGCAGAAGGAACTCG GCCTGCGGAACGAACGTGAGGCTCCAGGTACTCCTCGGCCTCCTGGTCCACGGGAGGCCGTACGCATCCCCACAGTGGATGGCCGCCCGGCGGGAGTAGCCacagggccaggggccagggtgtCCCTGCGGGCgctggaggcagaggcagaagcTGGTGCTGAGGCAGAGGCCATGCTACAGCGCCACATCGACCGTATCTACCGGGATGACAGCCTTGTGGGCCGGTCCACGGGGGCCCGGCCCTTGCCACTGACCCGGCCCATGTCCCTAGCAGTGCCGGGACTGACAGGAGGGGCAGGGCCGCCGGAACCCCTGAGCCCGGCCATGTCCATCTCGCCCCAGGCCACCTACTTGTCGAAGCTGATCCCGCATGCTGTGCTGCCACCTACAGTGGACGTGGTGGCCCTGGGCCGCTGCAGCCTGCGCACACTGAGTCGCTGCAGCCTGCTCTCAGCCAGCCCAGCCTCTGTCCGCTCACTGGGCCGCTtcttctcagcctccagcccGAGGCCCCGCAGCCgccacccttcctcctccagtgaCAACTGGAGCCACTCCCAGTCCTCTGAGACCATCGTATCTGACGGCTCCACTCTCTCCTCTAAGGGTGGCTCTGAGGGCCGGCCGGAGGGCTCTGTGGCCAGCAATAGCgtggtgccccctccccaggggggcagtgggaggggctcTCCCAGCGGGGGCAGCACTGCTGAGGCCTCGGACACCATCAGCATTCGGAGTGGTGGGCAGCTGTCTGGCCGCAGTGTGTCCCTACGTAAGCTGAAGCGGCCCCCGCCACCTCCCCGCCGGACCCACTCGCTCCATCAGCGTGGCTCAGCAGCACCTGATGGGCCCTTGGGATTGCCCCCCAAGCCCGAGCGGAAGCAGCAGCCACAGCTGCCCCGGCCGCCCACCACGGGCGGGTCAGAAGGGATGGGGGCAGCACCCTGTCCATCCAACTTAGCAGGTAGCTGGGTGCCTGGCTTGTCTCCAGCTGGTTCCCGGCGCCCCCCACGCTCCCCAGAACGGACACTCTCACCCTCCAGTGGATACTCGAGCCAAAGTGGTACCCCTACCCTCCCTCCCAAGGGTCTAGCAGGGGCTTCTGCTTCCCCAGGCAAGATCCAACCCCCTAAACCAGAGCGTGTCACTTCCCTCCGATCTCCTGGGGCTTCTGTGTCCTCCTCTCTCACGTCtctctgttcctcctcctctGATCCAGCCCCCTCAGATCGTTCTGGTCCACACACATCAACTGCCCTGGGTGACAGGTTCGTCATACCTCCTCACCCCAAGGTGCCTgcacccttctccccacctccctcaaaGCCCAAGAGCCCTAACCAAGCTGACCCTGCTCCAGCTGCCCTGGCTGTGATCCCTGGGCCCATCTCTACCACTGCTGCCAGTCCTGAGTCCCTACCCACTCCCCAGGTATCCCTGACCCCACCTAAGGCTTCTCCTGTTGCCTCCAAAGCCCCGTCAcccccaccatccccacccccatcttatcatccacccccaccacccactAAGAAGCCAGAGGTGGTTGAGGAGGCCCTGTCTGCCCCAGAGACTACTGAGGAGTCCCTCCAAGATCCCAactggcccccacccccacctcctgcacCGGAGGAGCAGGACCTCTCCATGGCTGACTTCCCTCCACCAGAGGAGGCCTTTTTCTCTGTGGCTGGCCCTGAGCCTGAAGGCCCTTCACAACCCTTGGAGCCCCCTTCAGCTACTATCTCTTTCCAGAGCCAGCCCTGTGATACCCCAGACCCTCCTCCAGCtccaccagccccacctcctgctgGTTCTGTCACAGGGCTTCTGGCCAAGGCTCCTCGAAAGGAACCAGTGGGCTGCAGCAAGGGTGGGGGGCTCCCCTGGGAGGATGCTGGTGCACCCCTGGTCACGCCCTCACTCCTGCAGATGGTTCGGCTGCGCTCTGTGGGCGCCCCCACAGTGGCTCCAAATCCAGCATCAGGGCCATCACCCCCCCAGAAGCCACTACGAAGAGCCCTGTCAGGGCGGGCCAGCCCAGCACCTGCCCCCTCCTCAGGGCTCCATGCTGCTGTGCGACTCAAGGCCTCCAGTCTGGCGGCCAGCGTGGGCCCTGTGAGTGCCCAGCCCAATGGACCACCTGAGGCAGAGCCACGGTCCCCTGCCTCTACGGCCAGCTTCATCTTCTCCAAGGGCACTAAGAAGCTGCAGCTGGAGCGGCCTGTGTCCCCTGAGGCCCAGGCTGACCTCCAGCGGAACCTGGTAGCTGAACTACGGAGCATCTCAGAGCAACGGCCACCCCAGGCCCCAAAGAAGCCACCTAAGGCTCCCCCGCCCGTGGCCCGCAAGCCCTCTGGGggagtccccccacccccctccccctgctttccTCGGGCTGAACCCCTTACTGCTCCTCCTACCAACGGGCTCCCTCATGCAGAGGACAGGACTAAGGAGGAGCTGACAAAGAATGGAGGTGTCCTGCAGCTGGTGGGCCCAGAGGAGCAGAAGCTGGGCCAGCCCGGCTCAG ATTTTTCTGGTCTCGGTGCCTGGGAAGGGTGA